A stretch of Dyella sp. BiH032 DNA encodes these proteins:
- the ppk1 gene encoding polyphosphate kinase 1, with protein sequence MSSSENRTSLTVEEANGAEPPLSEPLGGTHDLSDASLYIHRELSQLQFNIRVLEQALDERKPILERLKFLLIFSSNMDEFFEIRVAGLKSQIAFDHEIVGPDGIAPKRALQEISEIAHRQIERQYAILNERVLPELARQGIRIVRRNEWSHKQKLWVRRYFRHEVAPLVTPIGLDPTHPFPLLVNKSLNFIVQLEGVDAFGRDSGLAVVPAPRVLPRLIPLPEDVSEGGENFVLLSSIIHAHTEELFPGMSVRGCYQFRLTRNADLTIDPEDVEDLARALRGELYSRRFGDAVRLEVADNCPKELTDYLLKQFGLTAAEMYEVNGPVNLTRLMGLVNKSHAPQLLYPPFTPAIPKALKKEEDLFQVIGKQDVLLLHPFESFAPVVDLLHQAAKDPNVLAIKQTLYRSGANSEIVDALVDAARAGKEVTVVVELRARFDEESNLSLASRLQQAGAMVIYGVVGVKTHAKLMLIQRREGDELVRYAHLGTGNYHTGNARLYTDYSLLTSDQALCEDVHKLFSQLTGMGKVLRMKKLLHAPFTLKKTLLEMIARETAHAQAGREAHIIAKVNALTDPKVIRALYKASIAGVKIDLIVRGMCCLRPGVPGVSHNIRVRSIVDRFLEHSRVYWFANGGHDELFLASADLMERNLDRRVETGFPIESKKLQQRLKKELELYLADNSSASILQADGHYQRLQPGGQAVRNVQAQLLERICGVGASPSD encoded by the coding sequence ATGTCCAGCAGCGAAAACCGCACCAGCCTTACGGTCGAGGAAGCCAACGGCGCGGAGCCGCCCCTGAGCGAACCGCTGGGCGGAACCCACGACCTCAGCGACGCCAGCCTGTACATCCACCGCGAGCTGTCGCAGCTGCAGTTCAACATCCGCGTGCTGGAACAAGCGCTGGACGAGCGCAAGCCGATCCTGGAACGGCTGAAGTTCCTGCTGATCTTCTCCAGCAACATGGACGAGTTCTTCGAGATCCGCGTCGCCGGCCTGAAGAGCCAGATCGCCTTCGACCACGAAATCGTCGGCCCCGACGGCATCGCGCCCAAGCGCGCGCTGCAGGAGATCAGCGAGATCGCGCACCGGCAGATCGAGCGCCAGTACGCCATCCTCAACGAACGCGTGCTGCCGGAACTGGCGCGCCAGGGCATCCGCATCGTGCGCCGCAACGAGTGGTCGCACAAACAGAAGCTGTGGGTGCGCCGCTATTTCCGCCACGAGGTGGCGCCGCTGGTCACCCCGATCGGCCTGGACCCCACCCATCCGTTCCCGCTGCTGGTCAACAAGAGCCTCAACTTCATCGTGCAGCTGGAAGGCGTGGACGCATTCGGCCGCGATTCGGGCCTGGCGGTGGTGCCGGCGCCGCGCGTGCTGCCGCGCCTGATCCCGCTGCCGGAGGACGTCAGCGAGGGCGGCGAGAACTTCGTGCTGCTGTCGTCGATCATCCACGCACACACGGAAGAACTCTTTCCCGGCATGTCGGTGCGCGGCTGCTACCAGTTCCGCCTCACGCGCAACGCCGACCTCACCATCGATCCGGAAGACGTCGAGGACCTCGCCCGCGCGCTGCGCGGCGAGCTGTATTCGCGCCGCTTCGGCGACGCCGTGCGGCTGGAAGTGGCCGACAACTGCCCGAAGGAACTCACCGACTACCTGCTCAAGCAGTTCGGCCTCACCGCGGCCGAGATGTACGAAGTGAACGGCCCGGTCAACCTGACGCGCCTGATGGGCCTGGTGAACAAGTCGCACGCGCCGCAGCTGCTGTATCCGCCCTTCACGCCGGCCATCCCGAAGGCACTGAAGAAGGAAGAGGATCTTTTCCAGGTGATCGGCAAGCAGGACGTGCTGCTGCTGCATCCCTTCGAATCGTTCGCTCCGGTGGTCGACCTGCTGCACCAGGCGGCGAAGGACCCGAACGTGCTGGCGATCAAGCAGACGCTGTATCGCAGCGGCGCGAACTCGGAGATCGTCGACGCGCTGGTGGACGCCGCGCGGGCGGGCAAGGAAGTGACCGTGGTGGTGGAACTGCGCGCACGCTTCGACGAGGAATCCAACCTCAGCCTCGCCTCGCGCCTGCAACAGGCCGGCGCGATGGTGATCTACGGCGTGGTGGGCGTGAAGACGCACGCCAAGCTGATGCTGATCCAGCGCCGCGAGGGCGATGAACTGGTGCGCTACGCCCACCTGGGCACCGGCAATTACCACACCGGCAATGCGCGCCTTTATACCGACTACAGCCTGCTCACCTCCGACCAGGCGCTGTGCGAGGACGTGCACAAGCTCTTCAGCCAGCTCACCGGCATGGGCAAGGTGTTGCGCATGAAGAAGCTGCTGCATGCGCCGTTCACGCTGAAGAAAACCCTGCTGGAGATGATCGCGCGCGAAACCGCGCACGCCCAGGCCGGCCGCGAGGCGCACATCATCGCCAAGGTCAATGCGCTCACCGATCCGAAGGTGATCCGCGCGTTGTACAAGGCGAGCATCGCCGGCGTGAAGATCGACCTGATCGTGCGCGGCATGTGCTGCCTCCGCCCTGGCGTCCCCGGCGTGTCGCACAACATCCGCGTGCGCTCCATCGTCGACCGCTTCCTCGAGCACAGCCGCGTGTACTGGTTCGCCAATGGCGGCCACGACGAACTCTTCCTGGCCAGCGCGGATCTGATGGAACGCAATCTGGACCGTCGCGTGGAAACCGGTTTCCCTATCGAGAGCAAGAAGCTGCAGCAGCGCCTGAAGAAGGAACTGGAGCTCTACCTGGCCGACAACAGCAGTGCGTCGATCCTGCAGGCCGACGGCCACTACCAGCGCCTGCAGCCGGGCGGCCAGGCGGTGCGCAATGTCCAAGCGCAGTTGCTGGAGCGCATCTGCGGCGTCGGCGCCAGCCCCTCGGACTGA
- a CDS encoding LysR family transcriptional regulator, whose amino-acid sequence MSEPSWDLYRSFLAVMREGSLSAAARTLAMTQPSLGRHIRELENALALALFTRSPQGLVPTDAALRLMPHAEAMASATAALRRAATTGDDTVRGVVRVTASEVIGAEVLPPMLTSFRASNPEVTIELVATNRSEDLLRKDADLAIRMTRPTQQALVSRRLGRIELGLFAHRRYLRRHGTPATLEELRAHSLIGFDHEPAYARTMRPKDLPWSREWFALRTDHDLAALAALRAGYGIGFCQLPLAARDAKLVRVLEPLSLPLDTWAVMHEDLRRTPAVRRLFDHLSSGLIDYARG is encoded by the coding sequence ATGTCCGAGCCCTCCTGGGATCTCTACCGCTCCTTCCTCGCCGTGATGCGCGAAGGCAGCCTGTCCGCCGCCGCGCGCACGCTGGCAATGACGCAGCCCAGCCTCGGCCGGCACATCCGCGAGCTGGAAAACGCCCTCGCGCTGGCGCTGTTCACCCGCTCTCCGCAAGGGCTGGTGCCCACCGACGCGGCCCTCCGATTGATGCCGCATGCGGAGGCCATGGCCTCGGCCACCGCCGCCTTGCGCCGCGCGGCCACCACCGGCGACGACACCGTGCGCGGCGTGGTCCGCGTGACGGCCAGCGAAGTGATCGGCGCGGAAGTCCTGCCGCCGATGCTCACGAGTTTCCGCGCGTCCAACCCTGAAGTGACGATCGAGCTGGTGGCCACCAACCGCTCCGAGGACCTGCTGCGCAAGGACGCCGACCTGGCCATCCGCATGACCCGTCCCACCCAGCAGGCGCTGGTGTCCCGCCGGCTGGGGCGAATCGAGCTGGGCCTGTTCGCGCATCGACGCTATCTGCGCCGGCACGGCACGCCCGCCACGCTGGAGGAGCTGCGCGCGCACAGCCTGATCGGCTTCGATCACGAGCCGGCCTATGCGCGGACCATGCGCCCGAAGGACCTGCCCTGGTCCCGCGAATGGTTCGCGCTGCGCACCGACCACGATCTGGCAGCGCTGGCGGCGTTGCGGGCCGGCTACGGCATCGGTTTCTGCCAGCTGCCGCTCGCCGCGCGCGACGCGAAGCTGGTGCGCGTGCTGGAACCGCTTTCCTTGCCGCTGGACACCTGGGCGGTAATGCACGAAGACCTGCGCCGCACGCCCGCCGTGCGCCGGCTCTTCGATCACCTGTCGTCCGGCCTGATCGATTATGCGAGGGGCTGA
- a CDS encoding NAD-dependent epimerase/dehydratase family protein, whose amino-acid sequence MKQTKRVLVVGANGGVGGETCRALLRHGWTVRALARKPGGALQGVEWFQGDAMVADDVARAAAGVDAIVHGVNPPGYRGWERLVLPMLENTLAAAKMAGARVVLPGTIYNYGLDAFPVLTEDAAQHPPTRKGELRVAMEQRLARAAREGTAVLILRCGDFIGPRNTGNSWFSQGLVKPGKPVRAVTYPGPPALGHAWAYLPDVAETLARLLDRADELEPFASFHFGGYWLDGYQMVDAVRAATGDASVRAARFPWWMVALATPFAETLRELWKMRYLWKTEARLEDAKLRRFLGEVPATPVVEAVRSALVGAQCL is encoded by the coding sequence ATGAAGCAGACGAAGCGAGTCCTGGTGGTGGGCGCCAATGGCGGCGTCGGCGGCGAAACGTGCCGGGCGCTGTTGCGCCACGGTTGGACGGTGCGTGCCCTTGCACGCAAGCCTGGCGGTGCCTTGCAGGGCGTGGAGTGGTTCCAGGGCGATGCCATGGTCGCCGACGACGTGGCGCGCGCCGCGGCGGGCGTCGATGCGATCGTGCATGGGGTGAACCCGCCCGGTTACCGCGGCTGGGAGAGGCTGGTGCTGCCGATGCTGGAGAACACCCTCGCCGCGGCGAAGATGGCGGGCGCCCGCGTCGTGCTGCCGGGCACAATCTACAACTATGGATTGGATGCCTTTCCGGTGCTGACCGAAGATGCGGCCCAGCATCCGCCCACCCGCAAGGGCGAGCTGCGCGTGGCGATGGAGCAGCGCCTGGCGCGGGCCGCGCGGGAAGGCACGGCGGTGCTGATCCTGCGCTGCGGCGATTTCATCGGGCCGCGCAACACCGGCAACAGCTGGTTCTCGCAAGGGCTGGTCAAGCCGGGCAAGCCGGTGCGCGCCGTGACCTATCCGGGACCGCCCGCGCTGGGCCACGCCTGGGCCTATCTGCCGGACGTGGCGGAAACGCTGGCGCGGTTGCTCGATCGCGCCGACGAGCTGGAGCCGTTCGCCTCGTTCCACTTCGGCGGCTATTGGCTGGATGGCTACCAGATGGTCGACGCCGTACGCGCGGCGACCGGCGACGCTTCGGTGCGCGCGGCGCGCTTTCCATGGTGGATGGTGGCGTTGGCGACGCCGTTCGCGGAGACGCTGCGCGAGCTCTGGAAGATGCGCTATCTGTGGAAGACCGAAGCACGACTGGAGGATGCCAAGCTGCGGCGCTTCCTCGGCGAGGTGCCGGCAACGCCGGTGGTCGAGGCGGTGCGGAGTGCGCTGGTGGGAGCGCAGTGTCTCTAG
- a CDS encoding helix-turn-helix transcriptional regulator yields MRQTRVNRYEDTPRPIVATGNDYPAHFVLPAHAHKRHQLLYAATGVVKTITPEGSWVVPPRRALWIPAGVMHEVHMDGEVSTRSAYVQPDAARDLWAHCQVIAVSPLLHELLEAAVDLPVEYALESRDGRLMALLLDEIRAMPTLALNTPLPADPRLYALCRAILDAPALDIDIDAMAAKAGMSRRHFTRTFRVQTGMSYAAWRQQACLLAALTRLSRGQSITDVAMELGYGSASAFTAAFRRVLGEPPSRYLAGEQRARAKGAPT; encoded by the coding sequence ATGCGCCAGACACGCGTCAACCGCTATGAGGACACTCCGCGCCCGATCGTCGCCACCGGCAACGACTATCCCGCGCACTTCGTCCTGCCCGCGCACGCGCACAAGCGCCATCAACTGCTCTACGCCGCCACCGGCGTGGTGAAGACCATCACGCCCGAAGGAAGCTGGGTGGTGCCGCCGCGGCGCGCGCTGTGGATTCCGGCGGGCGTCATGCACGAAGTGCACATGGATGGCGAGGTCAGCACGCGCAGCGCCTACGTGCAGCCCGACGCCGCGCGGGACCTGTGGGCGCACTGCCAGGTCATCGCCGTCTCACCCCTGCTGCACGAATTGCTCGAGGCCGCCGTCGATCTCCCCGTCGAGTACGCGCTGGAGAGCCGCGATGGCCGCCTGATGGCGCTGCTGCTGGACGAGATCCGCGCCATGCCCACTCTCGCCCTCAACACGCCGCTGCCGGCCGATCCACGCCTGTACGCGCTGTGCCGCGCAATACTCGATGCCCCCGCGCTGGACATCGACATCGACGCCATGGCCGCGAAGGCGGGCATGAGCCGCCGCCACTTCACCCGCACCTTCCGCGTGCAGACCGGCATGAGCTATGCCGCGTGGCGCCAGCAGGCCTGCCTGCTCGCCGCCCTCACCCGCCTGAGCCGCGGCCAGTCCATCACCGACGTGGCGATGGAGCTGGGCTACGGCAGCGCGAGCGCGTTCACCGCGGCATTCCGGCGCGTGCTGGGGGAGCCACCGAGCCGGTACCTGGCCGGAGAGCAGAGGGCACGCGCCAAAGGTGCGCCAACCTAG